AAAAAGAATTAGAAAAAAATAGATATAACCAAGTTGCACCTTTAGCGTGGAAATTAAAAAAATGAAAACCACAATAATTCACGATTGATTACCAAGAATGCATTGTGCTAAAAATACTGCTTGACAATTAGTATGAAATGTATTATACTTAAGTATAAAAGAACAATAAACCACAAGATTAACACGAGATTTACACAGATGACAACAAAGTTGTCATTCCGAGTGAAACGAGGAATCTCATTCTTGAGATTGCCTCGCTTACGCTCGCAATGACATTTCTTGTGATAATCTGTGAAATCTCGTGGTTACTTTGTTTTCTTGAAAAGGAGGTGGTTAAAATGCAGAATTCGTTCAAGGTTGCTATCAGTTTGCCAGCAAGTGATTACAAGAAGATAGAAAATATTCGCCGTAAAATGAAAATAGGTCGTAGTGCCTTAATTGACGATGCAATCCGCTTCTGGTTGGATTGGGTAGAACAGCAGGAACTAATCAAACAGTATGAATCTGGATACCGAAAGAATCCTGAAGATATTCAACAAATAAAGGTAATGGAAAAGTTATCCGCAGAAGCATTCCGTGAGGAGGATTTGAAATGAAACGCAATGAAGTATGGTGGGCGGATTTACCTAAACCTATAGGCAAGCGTCCTGTGGTGTTACTTTCACGTGATGAGGCATATAATGTGCGTAATGCAGTTACTATTGCACAAATAACCACAACAGT
Above is a window of Elusimicrobiota bacterium DNA encoding:
- a CDS encoding ribbon-helix-helix domain-containing protein; the protein is MQNSFKVAISLPASDYKKIENIRRKMKIGRSALIDDAIRFWLDWVEQQELIKQYESGYRKNPEDIQQIKVMEKLSAEAFREEDLK
- a CDS encoding type II toxin-antitoxin system PemK/MazF family toxin, encoding MKRNEVWWADLPKPIGKRPVVLLSRDEAYNVRNAVTIAQITTTV